The DNA sequence TCGAGGTCGACGGCTATCGCGTACCCGCGCGCGGGAAGGCGGTGACGACCATGAGGGCCTATCTGGACGCCATGGACGCGGCGCCCGCGCACGGGCCGGTGCCCGAGCCCGCTCCCCGTCGGCTGCTCGCCGCGCTGGGCCCGAAGATGCTGGGGCTCGCGGCTGAGCGCACCGGGGGAGCGCACACCTATTTCGTGTCGGTGGAGCACACCGCGCGGGCCCGCGCGGCTCTCGGGCCCGACGCGTTCCTCGGGGTGGAGCAGGCCGTCGTCCTCGACACGGACCGGGCGCGGGCCCGGTCCGTGGCCGAGGAGCACGTCGCCGGGTACGCGCGAGTGCCGCACCAGGCGGCGAACCTGCGGCGGCTGGGGTTCGGCGACGAGGACCTGCCGCCGGGCGGCGGCCCGAGCCGTCGGCTCGTCGACGCGATCGTCGCCTACGGGGACGTCGATGTCCTCCACGCGCGCGTACGGGAACACCTCGCCGCCGGGGCGGACCACGTGTGCGTCCAGGTCCTGACGGCCGACGGGGCGTTCCCGCTGCGCGAGTGGCGGGAGCTGGCGCCGGTGCTAACGGCGGCGCCCGCCCGCCCCTAGGGCGTACAGCTCCGCCCACTGCGGCGCCGTGAGGTCCTTGGGCAGCCGCGCCGGGCCGAGGCCGTGGCGGCCCAGCCACTCCTGCACGCCGCGCCTGGGAAGGCCCGGGCAGGCGGTGGCGACGATCTGGGGCAGGCCCCGGCCCCGGCCCGTGAAGACGCGGTGCACGAGGTCCTGGTAGGCCTTCAGGGCCGCGCGGTCGACGAGCGGGCGGTCGCGGCGGGCGATCGTCAGGAGGCCGCCGTCCACGGTGGGACGCGGACGGAAGGCCCCCGCGGGGACCCGCCGGACGAGCGTGAAGGCGTACCAGGGCCACCACTGGGCCGTCATCAACGTGGCCCCTCCGACGCCCGCCCGGCGGCGCGCGACCTCCCACTGGACCAGCAGGACGGCATCCGTCCAGGCCGGTGTGCGCAGGATCCGGCGGAGCATCGGCGTCGTCTCGTGGAAGGGCAGGTTGCCGACCAGGACGTGCGGCGTCGACGGCATCGGGTAGCGCAGGAAGTCGGCGGTGACGATCGTCGTCGAGGGGTGCGTGCGGCGGGCCAGACGGGCGGCGCGGCGGGCGTCGATCTCGATGCCCGTCAGGCTCCGGCCGAGCCCCTGGAGGGGCAGCGTGAGCGCGCCGTCGCCCGTGCCGATCTCGACGATCGGCCCCCGGGTGCGGGCCACGAGGTCGACGAAGGCGTCGATCGTGGCCCGGTCGGTGAGGAAGTTCTGGCCGAGCTCATGACGGCCGTGACGGTGCGTGGGGGTGGTGTGGTGCGTGCGCACAGGGACTCCGCGGCTTCGAGGTGAGCCGGGCAGCACGAAGTGCCGCTCGACGCTGACGCGTTGAAGCGGCGGAGCGTTCCGTTCCTGAGGGCCACCATGGAGCGAGGTGTTCCGCGGTGGCGCGGGAGAGACCGACCGCCGCTACGGGCGGCGGTACCTCGTCACCGCGCAGGCAGCGTTGGCTGCGATTCCACACATGCGGCGCACGATAGGCCGCCCGCGCCACGGGCGGCAATCGATTTTCGGAGCCGACCGGGTCGCCGTGCCCCGCCCTCAGTGCTTCGTTGGCATCGGAGGGATGGGCCGTGGAGCACCTGGCGGTCTGTCGTGGCTGGGCGCGCAGTTCCCCGCGCCCCTTCGGGGCACTGCCCCCTACTCGTCCTCGTCCTCGTCGTCCAGGCGTGCCAGCCACGTCGCCAGGCGCTCCACCGGCACCTCGAAGTCCGGGTTGAGGTCCACGAACGTGCGGAGCTGCTCGGCCAGCCACTCGAAGGTGACCTCCTCCTCGCCGCGCCGCTTCTCCAGCTCCTCGATGCCACGGTCGGTGAAGTACAAAGTCATGCTCCTGACGAGACGGGATGTGCCTGTTCATCGTAGGCCGGAACGCCGGTGGGCCCGGCCCCGAGTCCGAGAACTCGGGGCCGGGCCCACCTTGGTACGACCGTGCCGGGGCCTAGGCCTCGAACACCTCGCGCACCAGCTGCTCCTGCTCGGCCTGGTGCCGCTTGGCGGAGCCGACCGCCGGGGCCGAGCCGTGCGCCCGCGAGATGCGGCGCAGGCGCTCGCCGTGCGGGATGTCGGCGCCGACCGCCAGGTCCAGGTGGTCGATCAGGTTGAGGGCGATGAAGGGCCACGCGCCCTGGTTCGCCGGCTCCTCCTGGGCCCACAGGTACTTCTCGGCGTTCGGGTGCTTGGCGATCTCCGCCTGGAGCTCGGCACCCGGCAGCGGGTACAGGCGCTCGATGCGGATGATCGCGACGTCCGTCGCACCGCGCTTCTGCCGCTCGGCCTCAAGGTCGTAGTAGAACTTGCCGGCGCAGAAGACGACCTTGCGGACCGCGGCCGGGTCCACCGACGCGTCGCCGATGACGGGGCGGAAGCCGCCCGTCGTGAACTCCTCCGTCTTCGAGGCCGCGGCCTTGAGGCGCAGCATCGACTTCGGGGTGAAGACCACCAGCGGCTTGTGGTGCGGGTTGTGCACCTGCCACCGCAGGAGGTGGAAGTAGTTCGACGGGAGCGTCGGCATCGCGACCGTCATGTTGTTCTGGGCGCAGAGCTGGAGGAACCGCTCCGGGCGGGCCGACGAGTGGTCGGGGCCCTGGCCCTCGTAGCCGTGCGGCAGCAGGAGCGTGACGCCGGACGTCTGCGCCCACTTCTGCTCGGCCGACGAGATGAACTCGTCCACCACCGTCTGCGCGCCGTTCACGAAGTCGCCGAACTGCGCCTCCCACATGACGAGCGACTCGGGGCGGGCCAGCGAGTAGCCGTACTCGAAGCCCATCGCCGCGTACTCGGACAGGAGCGAGTCGTAGACGTTGTAGCGGGCCTGGTCCTCGGAGAGGTACTGCAGCGGGGTGTGGTCCTCGCCGGTCGTCTGGTCCACGAGGACGCCGTGCCGCTGGCCGAAGGTGCCGCGCCGGGAGTCCTGGCCCGCGAGGCGGACCGGGGTGCCCTCCATCAGCAGGGAGCCGATGGCGAGGGTCTCGCCCATGCCCCAGTCGATCGTGCCGTCCTCGACCATGGCCGCGCGGCGCTGCAGCTGCGGCAGCAGGCGCGGGTGCACGGTGATCCGGTCGGGGATGTTGACCTGGGACTCGGCGATCCGCTTGACGATCTCCTGGGAGACCGCGGTGTCCACGGCCACGGGGAACTCGGTCTGCGGGGCCGGGACCTCGGCCGGAGCCGGGGTCGTGGTGGCCTCGCGGACCTCCGTGAAGACCTTCTCCAGCTGGCCCTGGAAGTCCTGGAGGGCCTGCTCGGCCTCTTCCAGGGTGATGTCGCCGCGACCGATCAGGGACTCGGTGTAGAGCTTGCGCACCGAGCGCTTCTTGTCGATGAGGCTGTACATCTGCGGGTTCGTGAACGACGGGTTGTCGGTCTCGTTGTGCCCGCGGCGGCGGTAGCAGATCAGGTCGATGACCACGTCCTTGTTGAACGCCTGCCGGAACTCGAAGGCCAGGCGGGCCACGCGGACCACGGCCTCCGGGTCGTCGCCGTTCACGTGGAAGATCGGCGCCTCGATCATGCGGGCCACGTCGGTGGAGTACATCGACGAGCGCGCCGACTCCGGCGGGGCCGTGAAGCCGACCTGGTTGTTGATGACGATGTGGACCGTGCCGCCCGTGCGGTAGCCGCGCAGCTGCGACATGTTGAGCGTCTCGGCGACCACGCCCTGGCCCGCGAAGGCCGCGTCTCCGTGGAGGGCGACCGGCAGGACGGTGAAGTCCGTGCCCCCCTTGTTGATGATGTCCTGCTTGGCGCGGGCGACGCCCTCCAGGACCGGGTCGACCGCCTCCAGGTGCGAGGGGTTGGCGACCAGGGAGACCTTGATCTGCTCGCCGTCCAGGCCCGTGAAGGTGCCCTCGGCGCCCAGGTGGTACTTCACGTCACCGGAGCCGTGCATCGACTTCGGGTCGAGGTTGCCCTCGAACTCGCGGAAGATCTGGGCGTACGACTTGCCGACGATGTTCGCGAGGACGTTCAGGCGGCCGCGGTGGGCCATGCCGATGACGACCTCGTCCAGGCGCGACTCGGCCGCGGAGTCGATGACCGCGTCGAGCAGCGGGATGACGGACTCGCCGCCCTCCAGGGAGAAGCGCTTCTGGCCGACGTACTTCGTCTGCAGGAAGGTCTCGAACGCCTCCGCCGCGTTCAGCCGGCGCAGGATGCGCAGCTGCTCCTCGCGCTCCGGCTTGGCGTGCGGGCGCTCGATGCGGTCCTGGAGCCACTTGCGCTGCTTCGGGTCCTGGATGTGCATGAACTCGATGCCGGTGGTGCGGCAGTACGAGTCGCGCAGGACGCCGA is a window from the Streptomyces spectabilis genome containing:
- a CDS encoding TIGR03620 family F420-dependent LLM class oxidoreductase; the encoded protein is MRGLQGPDGLGRVGVWTFAFEGQPAGRVREAAAEIEELGYGALWYGEAFGRDTVGQAWLLLSATRRVPVASGIANIAYREPLAMANAERTLGEAFPGRHVLGLGGHRVDDTVIEVDGYRVPARGKAVTTMRAYLDAMDAAPAHGPVPEPAPRRLLAALGPKMLGLAAERTGGAHTYFVSVEHTARARAALGPDAFLGVEQAVVLDTDRARARSVAEEHVAGYARVPHQAANLRRLGFGDEDLPPGGGPSRRLVDAIVAYGDVDVLHARVREHLAAGADHVCVQVLTADGAFPLREWRELAPVLTAAPARP
- the erm gene encoding 23S ribosomal RNA methyltransferase Erm; this translates as MRTHHTTPTHRHGRHELGQNFLTDRATIDAFVDLVARTRGPIVEIGTGDGALTLPLQGLGRSLTGIEIDARRAARLARRTHPSTTIVTADFLRYPMPSTPHVLVGNLPFHETTPMLRRILRTPAWTDAVLLVQWEVARRRAGVGGATLMTAQWWPWYAFTLVRRVPAGAFRPRPTVDGGLLTIARRDRPLVDRAALKAYQDLVHRVFTGRGRGLPQIVATACPGLPRRGVQEWLGRHGLGPARLPKDLTAPQWAELYALGAGGRRR
- a CDS encoding DUF6104 family protein, with the translated sequence MYFTDRGIEELEKRRGEEEVTFEWLAEQLRTFVDLNPDFEVPVERLATWLARLDDEDEDE
- a CDS encoding multifunctional oxoglutarate decarboxylase/oxoglutarate dehydrogenase thiamine pyrophosphate-binding subunit/dihydrolipoyllysine-residue succinyltransferase subunit: MSPQSPSNSSTSTDQEAQGKNPAAAFGPNEWLVDEIYQQYLQDPNSVDRAWWDFFADYKPGVGASVAAPAKPAGDAAAGVASTTSPAPAAPAAQPPAAAKPAPAAKAPAPAAKPAAAPPAAAKPAAKAAPATEAPAGPEYVTLRGPSAAVAKNMNASLEVPTATSVRAVPVKLLFDNRIVINNHLKRARGGKISFTHLIGYAMVQAIKAMPSMNYSFAEKDGKPTLVKPEHVNFGLAIDLVKPNGDRQLVVAGIKKAETLNFFEFWQAYEDIVRRARDGKLGMDDFTGVTVSLTNPGGLGTVHSVPRLMPGQSVIMGVGSMDYPAEFQGTSQDTLNKLGISKVMTLTSTYDHRVIQGAASGEFLRIVANLLLGESGFYDEIFEALRIPYEPVRWFKDIDASHDDDVTKAARVFELIHSYRVRGHVMADTDPLEYKQRKHPDLDITEHGLTLWDLEREFAVGGFAGKSMMKLRDILGVLRDSYCRTTGIEFMHIQDPKQRKWLQDRIERPHAKPEREEQLRILRRLNAAEAFETFLQTKYVGQKRFSLEGGESVIPLLDAVIDSAAESRLDEVVIGMAHRGRLNVLANIVGKSYAQIFREFEGNLDPKSMHGSGDVKYHLGAEGTFTGLDGEQIKVSLVANPSHLEAVDPVLEGVARAKQDIINKGGTDFTVLPVALHGDAAFAGQGVVAETLNMSQLRGYRTGGTVHIVINNQVGFTAPPESARSSMYSTDVARMIEAPIFHVNGDDPEAVVRVARLAFEFRQAFNKDVVIDLICYRRRGHNETDNPSFTNPQMYSLIDKKRSVRKLYTESLIGRGDITLEEAEQALQDFQGQLEKVFTEVREATTTPAPAEVPAPQTEFPVAVDTAVSQEIVKRIAESQVNIPDRITVHPRLLPQLQRRAAMVEDGTIDWGMGETLAIGSLLMEGTPVRLAGQDSRRGTFGQRHGVLVDQTTGEDHTPLQYLSEDQARYNVYDSLLSEYAAMGFEYGYSLARPESLVMWEAQFGDFVNGAQTVVDEFISSAEQKWAQTSGVTLLLPHGYEGQGPDHSSARPERFLQLCAQNNMTVAMPTLPSNYFHLLRWQVHNPHHKPLVVFTPKSMLRLKAAASKTEEFTTGGFRPVIGDASVDPAAVRKVVFCAGKFYYDLEAERQKRGATDVAIIRIERLYPLPGAELQAEIAKHPNAEKYLWAQEEPANQGAWPFIALNLIDHLDLAVGADIPHGERLRRISRAHGSAPAVGSAKRHQAEQEQLVREVFEA